The Paraburkholderia hospita DNA segment GCCTTGCTCGATCGGTATGATATACCATTGTCTCGAAAAGTTTCTGGCACGGTGCCGCCAGCATTTTTGACTTTTGCAGATATCCCCACATGAGCTTCTATCCGCATCACCGCCCTCGCCGCATGCGCCGGGACGACTTTTCGCGCCGCCTGATGCGCGAGAACATCCTCACCACCAATGATCTGATTTACCCCGTCTTCGTAGTCGAAGGCACGAATGTCCGTCAGGCCGTTCCGTCGATGCCTGGCGTCGAGCGTGTGTCCGTCGATCTGCTGATGGGCGTCGCCGAGCAGTGTCTCGAACTGGGCGTGCCCGTGCTGTCGCTGTTCCCGGTGATCGAGCCGTCGCTGAAGACGCCCGACGGCCGCGAGGCAACCAATGAAGCCGGCCTGATTCCGCGCGCGGTGCGCGAGTTGAAGAAACGCTTCCCCGAACTCGGCGTGTTGACGGACGTCGCGCTCGATCCGTACACGAGCCACGGCCAGGACGGCGTGCTCGACGAAAACGGCTACGTGATCAATGACGAAACGGTCGAGATTCTCGTCGAGCAGGCACAGACGCAGGCGCAGGCGGGCGTCGACATCGTCGCTCCGTCCGACATGATGGACGGCCGGATCGGTTCGATTCGCGAGATGCTGGAAAGTGAGGGCCACATTCACACGCGGATCATGGCTTATTCGGCGAAGTTCGCGTCGGCGTTCTACGGCCCGTTCCGCGATGCCGTCGGTTCCGCGGCGAATCTCGGCAAGGGCAACAAGATGACGTATCAGCTCGATCCCGCCAACTCGGACGAGGCGCTGCGCGAAGTGCGCGCCGACATCGAAGAAGGCGCGGACATGGTGATGGTCAAGCCGGGCATGCCTTATCTGGATATCTTGCGTCGCGTGAAGGACGAGTTCCGCTTTCCGACTTATGTGTACCAGGTGAGCGGCGAATACGCGATGCTGAAGGCCGCCGCGCAAAACGGCTGGCTCGATCACGACAAGGTGGTGATGGAATCGCTGCTCGCGTTCAAGCGCGCAGGCGCGGATGGCGTGCTGACCTACTTCGCGCTGGACGCTGCGCGCTTGCTGCGGGCGCAGAAGTAAGGTTGCGATGCCTGCCGCGTCGCGGTTTCGCGGTAGGTATCGACTGAAAGCGGAGATTGCCCTTACGGCGGTCTCCGCTTTTTTCATTTTCAAGCTGATGCGGACGGTGTTGGTTATGCGTGCGTGACGTTTGACGCTCAGGTCTGAGGTGCCGTCATCGCCCGGTCGAGACTTCTCAGGAATTTGTCCGCCGATTCGTATCCGACGACGCGCAGCACTTCTCTCCCGCCGCGGTCGAAAAAGATGATTCCCGGCGGCCCGAACAGGTTGAAGCGCTTGAGCAAAACCTGATCGTCTGCATTATTGGCCGTCACATCCGCGCGCAGCAGATTCATTTGCTTGAGCTTCGCCTGGACGCGTGGGTCGCTGAAGGTGAACTTCTCCATTTCCTTGCAGCTGACGCACCAGTCCGCGTAAAAATCGAGCATGGCGGGCTGAGCAGCCGTTTTGACGGCTTCGTCGAGCTGACCTGATGAGCGCACTGGCGCGAAGGTCAGATCGGCCTGTTGGCCCTGCACGGACGGCGCATTCAATGTCCGACCAGCGATCACGGCGAGCGGCTTCAGCGGGTCCGTCGATCCTGCTGCCAGCCCAACCAGTAATGCCGCGGCCCAGATCGCCAATGCTGCGCCGATTCCGCGTCCAACACCGCGCCAGATCGAGCCTGCGCCCGCGTGCGGAGAAAATAACCCCAGGCCGGCAGCAGCGACCAGTAGCCACAATGCGGCCAATAGCATTTGCGCAATCGGGCCTAAAACCGGCCACACGATCCAGAGCGCAGCCGCGAGCAGCACGATGCCGAAGAAAACCTTGACGCTGTCCATCCAGGCACCCGCGCGCGGCAACAACGTGCCTGCACCGAGCCCGATGATGAGCAGCGGTACGCCAAGCCCGATACCCATCGAAAACAGTGCCGCACCGCCCAGCACGGCATTGCCGGTGTGCGCGATGAACGCCAATACCGCGAACAGCGGTGCCGTCATGCACGCACCGACTACCAGAGCAGAAAGTGCTCCCATCACCGCGACGGCCGCGAACTTGCCTCCCGAGCGCTTCTCGGACGCCGGTGAAACCCCATTCTGTAAGTGCTGGGGCAACACGATATCGACTCCCGCGATGAGCGTGAGTGCAAAGAGGGACAGCAACACGCCAAACGCGCCGAGCACCCACGGGTTCTGCAGCCAGGCGCCAAGGCTTTGCCCAACGAGCGCGGCCGCGATGCCAAGCACCGTGTACACGAGCGCCATCCCGACAACATAAGCCAGCGACAGCGCGAAACCGCGCGACCGCGTGACCCGAGGCCCCTCGCCGATGATGATTGCCGACAGAATCGGGATCATCGGATACGAACAGGGAAGCAGACTCAGCACGATGCCGGCGACGAAATACAAACCGACGATCGCGAAAAAGCCGCCGCCTTGCAGCAGTGACTGCGCATAGTCTGCGCTGGTCGCGCGCTCGTACCACGAGGTGCCGCTTTGAGTGTCCTGAGCCGGCACCGTGTTCGTATTACCCGCAACGGCCGCGTGCAACGCCGCTCCCGTCACGTGGTAGACGCGCTCCATTGGCGGATAGCAGATGCCCGCGTCGGCGCAGCCTTGCGATGTAACGGCAAGATCGAAGGGACCGCTCGCCTGCGTTACGGGGACGCGGACGGTCAATTCTCCGCGATAGGTTTCGACATTTTTCGCGAAGGTTTGATCGAACTTCACATGCCCCGCGGGTAATTGCGCGTCACCGATCGTGGCTGTACCGTTGCGCGTCGCGAAGGCGAATCGCTCCCGGTACATGTAGTAGCCGTCGGCGATCTTGTAGTGAACCAGCACTTCGCCTGGCTGCTCGGATGCGCTGAATCTGAAAGCGACCGCGGGATCGAGAAAGTCGTCCGCCGCACGAACGACGCTCGCCGTAGTCAGCGATAGCAGCAGTACGCCTGCGACAAAGGTGAGAAAGCGCGCGACATTCCGCCAGCGCCGGGACAAGCCGTTAAACATGGATTGGGCGTTGCGTTTCGGCATTCACCCATTGGCCATACGCGGCCGACGCAGTGACTTGCCAGGAAAGGATTTCGGGCGTGTCGTACGGATGCTGAGCCTGGATGAACCGTTCGAGCTCAAGCGTTCGGACGACGCTCGTCTTGAACAGCAACTGGATCTCTTCCGCCGATTCGATCTTGCCCTGCCAGTGGTAGCTCGACTGGACGCTGCCAAGCTGCGACACACACGCAGCGAGACGTGCTGAAAGTGCGTCCTGAGCCAATTTTTGCGCCGTTGCGAGGTCCGGCACGGTCGTCAATACCAAACTCACATTCACGTTCACCGACCGCTCCAGCGCTTTCCAAAACAGGGTGACGCTATCGTATCACCTTGTCCTGATAGCTCGCTGGCGCTCGAATGGCATAGGCAGAACGCACGCTAGAAACAAAAAAGCCAGGCTCACGCCTGGCTTTTTTAGTCGCTGTCAGAAGGCTTATTCAGCTTCTGCAACGTTTTCGACTTCCTCGACTTCCGGACGGTCGAGCAATTCGACCAGCGCCATCGGTGCGTTGTCGCCAACGCGGAAACCGAACTTCAGGATGCGCAGGTAGCCACCCGGACGGTTCGCGAAGCGCGGGCCCAGCACGTCGAACAGCTTCGTGACCGAGTCACGATCGCGCAGGCGATTAAATGCCAAGCGACGGTTTGCCAGCGACGGCTTCTTGCCGAGCGTGATCAGCGGCTCGACGACTTTACGGAGTTCCTTCGCCTTCGGCAGCGTCGTCTTGATGACTTCGTGCTCGATCAGCGAGTTGGACATGTTACGGAGCATTGCCAGACGGTGGCTGCTCGTGCGGTTCAGTTTCCGCAAACCATGACGGTGACGCATTTCAATTTCCTTGAATCAAAGTTTTGGTCCAGCTCTTCTATCGCTTTCCTTGTGTACGGCGTGGAAAGCACGGGCCGGTAGTGAAAAAGGCAGGACGCGGATTTTAAAGGAAAATCCGCGTCCTTACCAGTCGATACTGCTTGACTTATTTGTCGAGACCAGCCGGCGGCCAGTTTTCGAGCTTCATGCCGAGCGTCAGGCCACGCGAAGCGAGCACTTCCTTGATCTCGTTCAGCGACTTGCGACCCAGGTTCGGCGTCTTCAGCAGCTCGTTTTCCGTGCGTTGGATCAGATCGCCGATGTAATAGATGTTCTCGGCCTTCAGGCAGTTCGCGGAACGAACCGTCAGTTCGAGATCATCAACCGGACGCAGCAGGATCGGATCGATCTGCGGCGCCCGCGACGGTGCTTCTGCCGCTGCTTCCGTGCCTTCCAGCGCTGCGAACACCGACAGCTGATCGACCAGAATACGCGCCGATTGACGGATCGCTTCTTCCGGCGAAATCACGCCGTTGGTTTCGATGTTCATCACGAGCTTGTCGAGGTCAGTACGCTGTTCGACACGCGCGCTTTCCACGGCGTAGCTCACACGGCGAACCGGCGAGAACGACGCATCCAGCACGATACGGCCGATGATCTTGGCCGATTCTTCGCCGTAACGACGCACGTTGCCCGGGACATAGCCACGGCCCTTTTCGACCTTGATCTGCACGTCGAGTTTACCGCCCTTCGACAGATGCGCAATTACGTGATCCGGGTTGATCACTTCGCAGTCGTGTGCGAGTTCGATGTCGCCAGCCGTGACAACGCCTTCGCCTTCCTTGCGCAGCGTAACCGTCACTTCGTCACGGTTATGCAGCTTGAACACCACGCCCTTCAGGTTCAACAACAGGTTGACCACGTCCTCCTGCACACCATCGAGCGTCGAGTATTCGTGCACGACGCCTGCGATCGTCACTTCGGTCGGCGCGTAGCCCACCATCGACGACAGCAACACACGCCGAAGCGCGTTACCCAAGGTGTGGCCATAACCCCGTTCAAACGGTTCCATGACCACTTTCGCGTGGCTTTCGCCAAGCGATTCAACAGCGATGATCTTGGGCTTCAACAAACTGGTTTGCATAGGTTTTCCTTTTCAATACCCTCGGCTCGTTACACCGATAAGGCTGACCGGTAACAACCTGAAAATAAACAGCCGAGGTGCCCCCTTGCCTAACGCAATCGGGGAACCTCGGCCGTCAATCCGATTAGCGCGAATACAATTCGACGATCAGGCTTTCGTTGATGTCGCCAGCGATGTCGCTGCGTTCCGGCATTTGCTTGAACGTGCCTTCGAACTTCTTCGAATCGACAGCAACCCACTGCGGCAGACCGCCCTGTTCGGCGAGCGACAGCGCTTCGAGAATACGAGCCTGCTTCTTCGACTGTTCGCGCACGGCAACCACGTCGCCAGCCTTGACTTGCAGCGACGGGATGTTCGCGACGACGCCGTTCACCGTGATCGACTTGTGGCTCACGAGCTGACGCGCTTCAGCGCGCGTCGAACCGAAGCCCATGCGATACACGACGTTGTCCAGACGCGACTCGAGCAGCTTCAGCAGGTTTTCACCCGTGTTGCCCTTCCGACGGTCGGCTTCAGCGAAGTAACGGCGGAACTGGCGCTCGAGCACGCCGTAGATACGCTTCACTTTTTGCTTTTCGCGCAGCTGCGTGCCGTAGTCGGACGTACGTGCGCCCGAGGTACGGCCATGTTGACCAGGCTTGCTGTCAAGCTTGCACTTGTCAGCGAGCGAACGACGGGCGCTCTTCAGGAAGAGATCGGTGCCTTCACGGCGAGACAGCTTGGCTTTAGGGCCGATATAGCGTGCCACTTTGCATTCCTTCTATGATTGATCACGTGAACTCTCATTCACGCTAGTCCGAACCCTTTGGGTCGAACGGTGGGCTTAGTCAATTCAATAACGCAAGCAGCCTGCTACCGCCGTTAGCGGCAACAGGCGCAAGCGGAGCAAGCGTCTTAGATACGACGACGCTTCGGCGGACGGCAGCCGTTGTGCGGAACCGGCGTCACGTCGGAGATCGCGGTGATCTTGATGCCAAGACCATGCAGCGCGCGCACCGCGGATTCACGGCCAGGGCCAGGGCCCTTGATCCGCACTTCGAGGTTCTTCACGCCGTATTCCATCGCCACGCGACCAGCCGATTCAGCTGCGACCTGAGCTGCAAACGGGGTCGACTTACGCGAACCCTTGAAGCCCTGGCCACCCGACGTCGCCCAAGCCAATGCATTGCCTTGACGATCGGTGATCGTGATGATGGTGTTGTTGAACGACGCGTGAACGTGAACCACGCCCTCGGCGACGTTCTTCTTGACCTTCTTGCGAACGCGTTGCGCCGCGGAGTTGTTCGAAGCCTTAGCCATTACGTTTTCCTGTAACTGTCAGTCCCGCTTACTTCTTCAGCGATTGCGCTGCACGACGCGGACCCTTGCGCGTACGGGCATTCGTACGCGTGCGCTGGCCACGCAGGGGCAGGCCCTTACGATGACGCACGCCACGATAGCAGCCGAGATCCATCAGGCGCTTAATGTTCATCGTCGTTTCACGGCGTAGATCGCCTTCAACGATGAACTTGCCGACCTCTTCACGCAGCTTTTCGAGGTCTGCGTCGTTCAGGTCCTTGACCTTCTTCGAAAATGCCACACCAGCTGCGACGCAAATGTCGCGCGAGCGCGTGCGGCCGATACCGTAAATTGCCGTCAAGCCGATTTCGGTATGCTGGTGGTTCGGGATGTTAACCCCTGCGATACGAGCCATTGTTTTTCCTCAAACAAAAAGCGCAAACAAAAGCGCGGCGTTCAGCCTTGACGCTGCTTGTGGCGCGGATCAGAGCTGCAAATCACGCGAACGACGCCCTTGCGCTTGATGATCTTGCAATTGCGGCAAATGCGCTTAACCGATGCCATCACTTTCATGATATTACCCTTTTTTCAAATCACTTCGCCCGGAACACGATCCGCGCACGCGACAGATCGTAAGGCGTCAATTCAACCGTCACCTTGTCGCCCGGAAGGATACGGATGTAGTGCATCCGCATCTTGCCGGATATGTGTCCCAATACGACATGGCCGTTCTCCAGCTTCACCCGAAAGGTAGCGTTGGGGAGGTTTTCGATAACCTCGCCCTGCATCTGGATTACATCGTCTTTGGCCATAAGTCCTTTCAACGCATCGGGACGCCGCCGCCCTTGAAGTTAGCCTTCTTCAGCAGCGACTCATACTGTTGCGACATAACGTACGACTGCACCTGCGCCATGAAATCCATTGTGACGACGACAATGATCAGCAGCGACGTTCCACCAAAATAAAACGGCACATTCCAGCGCAGCACCAGAAACTCGGGCAGTAAGCAAACGAACACGATGTAGATCGCACCGGCCAGCGTCAGACGCGTCAGGATGCGGTCGATATAGCGCGCCGTCTGATCACCAGGACGAATACCCGGGACGAATGCACCACTCTTCTTCAGGTTGTCGGCCGTCTCTCTGCTGTTGAACACCAGCGCGGTGTAGAAGAAGCAGAAGAACACGATCGCCAACGCGTACAGCAACACGTACACCGGCTGACCGGGCTTGAGCGCCTCGGCCAAGTTGTGCAGCGTGTCCGAGAACCACCCGGTCCGCGAACCCGAACTGAACCAGTTCAGGATGGTTGCCGGGAACAGGATGATCGACGATGCGAAGATCGGCGGAATCACGCCCGACATGTTCAGCTTCAACGGTAGGTGCGACGACTGTCCGCCATAAATCTTGTTGCCGACTTGCCGCTTCGCGTAGTTCACAAGAATCTTGCGCTGGCCGCGTTCAATGAACACCACCAGAAACGTCACTGCAGCAATCAGCGCGACCACGATAATCGCCGAGATGATGCTCATCGACCCGGTGCGAACCAGTTCGAATAGCCCACCGATCGCATTCGGGAAACCCGCTGCGATACCGCCGAAAATAATGATCGAAATGCCGTTACCCAGACCGCGTTCCGTGATTTGCTCACCGAGCCACATCAGGAACATCGTGCCGGTCACGAGCGTCACAACCGTCGTCAGCCGGAAGACCATGCCAGGATCGATCACCAATGCCGGCTGGTTCTCCAGCGCAACAGCGATACCGAAAGCCTGGAATGTGGCAAGAAGCACCGTGAAGACACGCGTGTACTGCGTAATCTTCCGTTGACCCGCCTGTCCTTCCTTCTTCAGCGCTTCGAGCTGTGGCGAGACGATCGCCAGCAACTGCATGATGATCGACGCTGAGATATACGGCATGATCCCAAGCGCGAAAATCGTGAACCGCGAAAGTGCGCCACCCGAGAACATGTTGAACATGCCAAGGATGCCGCCCGACTGGCTCTGAAACAACTTTGCCAGCTGGTCCGGGTCGATACCCGGCACCGGAATATGCGCGCCAATACGGTAGACGACCAGCGCCAGCAGCAGGAACACTGCACGCCGACGCAGATCGCCGAACTTCGCCGCGCTCCGACCGGGTTTTGCGAGACTCGGGCTGTTAGCCAAGTACCTTCTCCGATGCAAATGCTAGTGACGGCAATCGACTTGCACGTTACTCGGCGAACGAACCGCCGGCTGCTTCGATCGCGGCGCGCGCGCCCTTCGTCGCAGACAGACCCTTCACAACGATCTTGCGCTTCAACTCGCCCGTCGCAATGATCTTGGCGCTGGTCATCAGCTCGCCGATCAAACCGGCTTGCTTCAGTGCCAGCAAATCGATGTCGTCGACCGGCAGCTTTTCCAGATCGCCGAGGCGTACTTCACCGACGAATTCCTTCGTCAGCGAGGTAAAGCCACGCTTCGGCAGACGGCGTTGCAGCGGCATTTGACCGCCTTCGAAGCCGACCTTGTGGAAGCCACCCGAACGCGACTTCTGACCCTTATGACCACGGCCAGCGGTCTTGCCGAGACCGGAGCCGATGCCGCGACCAACGCGACGCTTTGCATGCTTCGCGCCTTCAGCCGGCTTCAGGTTATTCAATTCCATTATCAACTCCTTGAGTGCCCGAACGGCCGCTTAGCCGATGACCTTAACGAGGTACGAGACCTTGTTGATCATGCCGCGCACAGCCGGCGTGTCCTGCAGCTCGCTAACCGAGTTCAGGCGACGCAGGCCAAGACCGCGCACCGTGGCGCGGTGCGATTCGCGGGTCCCAATCAGGCTCTTGACGAGCTGAACCTTGACAGTTTTATCAGACATGGTGACCACCTTAGCCCAGAATGTCTTCGACGGACTTACCACGCTTCGCCGCGATGTCAGCCGGCGTCGACTGCTTGCGCAGACCATCCAGCGTCGCACGAACGAGGTTGTACGGGTTCGTCGAACCGTGGCTCTTGGCCACAACGTTTTGCACGCCCATCACGTCGAACACAGCGCGCATCGGGCCGCCAGCGATAACGCCGGTACCATCCTTCGCCGGAGCGAGGAGAACCGTCGATGCGCCGTGCTTACCGTGCACTTCGTGTTGCAGCGTACCGTTCTTGAGCGGTACCTTGAACATGTTGCGGCGGGCTTGTTCCATTGCCTTTTGAACAGCGACCGGAACTTCCTTGGCCTTGCCCTTGCCCATGCCGACGCGGCCATCACCGTCGCCAACCACGGTCAGTGCGGCGAAGCCGAGAATACGGCCACCCTTCACGACCTTGGTCACGCGGTTGACCGAAATCATCTTTTCGCGAAGGCCGTCGTCGCGTTCGTCAGCCTGAACTTTCGCTTGCATCTTTGCCATGACGAATTCCTTCCTTAGAACTTGAGCCCGGCTTCACGCGCAGCATCAGCCAGCGCCTTCACGCGGCCGTGGTAGCGGAAACCCGAGCGGTCAAAGGCGACGGATTCGATGCCGGCAGCCTTAGCCTTTTCTGCAATGCGCTTGCCGATCAGGGTCGCAGCAGCAACGTTGCCACCCTTGCCCGACTGGTCGGCCAGTTGCGCACGCACTTCGGCTTCGAGCGTCGATGCGCTGGCGAGCACCTTAGTGCCGCACGGCGAGAACACTTGCGCATAGATGTGCGTGTTCGTGCGATGCACGGCCAGACGCGCGACTTGCAGCTCAGCGATCTTGACACGCGTCTGACGAGCGCGGCGCAGGCGTGATTGAGTCTTATCCATGATTGCGCACCCTTACTTCTTCTTCGTTTCTTTGAGGATCACAACCTCGTTGGCATAGCGCACGCCCTTGCCCTTATAGGGCTCCGGCGGACGATAGCCGCGCACTTCTGCAGCGACCTGGCCAACTTGTTGCTTATTGATCCCCTTGATCACGATTTCGGTTTGCGACGGGGTTTCAGCCTTGACGCCTTCCGGCATCTGGTGCACCACCGGGTGCGAGAAACCCAGCGACAGGTTCAGCTTGTCGCCTTGCGCTTGCGCACGATAACCGACGCCAACCAGCGTCAGCTTGCGCTCGAAACCCTTGGTCACGCCTTGCACCATGTTCGCGACCAGCGCGCGCATCGTGCCCGACATCGCATTTGCTTCGCGGCTTTCGTCAACAGGCTCGAACTTCAGCGTGCCGTTGTCGTTCACCACTTTTACGAGGCGATTCCCGTTTTGCGAGATCGTACCTAGCGGGCCCTTGACGGTAATGCGCTCGTCGCTCAGGGCCACTTCGGCGCCTTGCAGCGCGATCGGGCTTTTACCTACTCGAGACATGTTTCTTCTCCCTTCGGTTTTAAGCGACGTAGCAGATGACTTCGCCGCCGACGCCTGTAGCGCGCGCCTTGCGGTCCGTCATCACACCCTTCGGCGTCGAAACGATCGCAACGCCGAGGCCATTCATGACCTGCGGGATATCGTTGCGGCCGCGGTACACACGCAGACCAGGCTTCGAGACGCGTTCGAGGCGCTCAATAACCGGACGGCCAGCGTAGTACTTCAACGCGATGTTCAATTCCGACTTCGCACCTTCAGCCTTAACTGCGAAATCGTCGATATAGCCTTCATCCTTCAGGACTTGCGCGATCGCAACCTTGACTTTCGACGAGGGCATCGTCACCGAAACCTTCTCAACCATCTGCGCGTTGCGGATGCGAGTCAGCATATCGGCGATAGGATCACTCATGCTCATTTACGTTTCTCCTATTACCAGCTCGCCTTGGTCAGGCCAGGGATCTCGCCGCGGAACGCGATTTCACGAATCTTGTTACGCGCCAGCCCGAATTTACGGAACGTGCCACGCGGACGACCAGTGATTGCGCAACGATTGCGCTTGCGGGTCGGGTTCGAATTGCGCGGCAGTTGTTGCAGCTCGAGACGAGCCGCATAACGCTCTTCTTCCGACTTGCTTTGGTCGTCGATGATTGCCTTCAGCTCGGCACGCTTAGGTGCGAACTTGGCAGCCAGGCGCGCACGCTTCTTTTCACGTTCGATCAGTGCCAGTTTAGCCACGGTAACCTCAGTTTCTGAACGGGAACTTGAAGCTGGCGAGCAGTGCCTTTGCTTCATCGTCAGTCTTCGCAGTCGTTGTGATGCTGATATTCAGCCCACGCAACGCGTCGATCTTGTCGTAGTCGATTTCGGGGAAAATGATCTGCTCTTTCACACCGATGTTGTAGTTGCCACGACCGTCGAATGCACGGCCCGACACGCCACGGAAGTCACGCACCCGCGGGAGCGCAACCGTCACGAAACGGTCGAGAAATTCGTACATTGCCTGGCCACGCAGCGTGACCATCGCGCCGATCGGGTAACCCTGACGGATCTTGAAGCCTGCGATTGCCTTGCGTGCCTTCGTGATGACCGGCTTCTGGCCCGCGATCTTCGTCAGATCGCCAACGGCGTTCTCGATGATCTTCTTGTCAGCGACGGCTTCGCCAAGACCCATGTTCAGGGTGATCTTGGTGATGCGCGGCACTTCCATCACGGACTTGTAACCGAACTTCTCGATCAGGCCGGGAACAACCTTCTCTTTATAAAATTCTTGCAAACGTGCCATTTTTTACTCCGCAGCGTCAGGCGCTCAGCACAGCACCGGTCGACTTCAGGAAACGAACCTTCTTGTCTCCCTCGACCTTGATGCCGACACGCGACGGCTTGCCATTCGCGTCGACCAGCGCGACGTTCGAAATATGCAACGGCATTGCCTTCGCTTCTACACCGCCCGTCGTACCCTTCATCGGGTTCGGCTTCACATGCTTCTTGGCGATATTGAGGCCTTCGACGGTCACACGGTCATCGGCAACAGCCAGCACAACACCGCGCTTGCCCTTGTCTTTACCGGTAACTACGACGACTTCATCACCTTTGCGAATCTTGTTCATCTCGGCTCCTTACAGCACTTCCGGCGCGAGCGAAACGATCTTCATGAAACGTTCGCTGCGCAGCTCACGCGTAACCGGCCCAAAGATACGGGTGCCGATAGGCTCGAGCTTGGTATTCAAAAGCACGGCTGCGTTGCCGTCGAACTTGATCAGCGAGCCGTCTTGACGACGCACGCCCTTGGCGGTGCGAACCACCACGGCGTTGTAGATTTCGCCTTTCTTCACGCGCCCGCGCGGCGTTGCTTCTTTGACGGTCACCTTGATGATGTCGCCAATGTTGGCATAACGACGCTTCGAGCCGCCGAGCACCTTGATGCACATGACTTCACGCGCACCCGTGTTGTCGGCCACTTCGAGCCGAGTTTCGGTCTGGATCATGGTTTATCTTTCCCAACTTAATCCGGTCACACCACCA contains these protein-coding regions:
- the rplO gene encoding 50S ribosomal protein L15, yielding MELNNLKPAEGAKHAKRRVGRGIGSGLGKTAGRGHKGQKSRSGGFHKVGFEGGQMPLQRRLPKRGFTSLTKEFVGEVRLGDLEKLPVDDIDLLALKQAGLIGELMTSAKIIATGELKRKIVVKGLSATKGARAAIEAAGGSFAE
- the rpmD gene encoding 50S ribosomal protein L30, translating into MSDKTVKVQLVKSLIGTRESHRATVRGLGLRRLNSVSELQDTPAVRGMINKVSYLVKVIG
- the rpsE gene encoding 30S ribosomal protein S5; translation: MAKMQAKVQADERDDGLREKMISVNRVTKVVKGGRILGFAALTVVGDGDGRVGMGKGKAKEVPVAVQKAMEQARRNMFKVPLKNGTLQHEVHGKHGASTVLLAPAKDGTGVIAGGPMRAVFDVMGVQNVVAKSHGSTNPYNLVRATLDGLRKQSTPADIAAKRGKSVEDILG
- the rplR gene encoding 50S ribosomal protein L18 — translated: MDKTQSRLRRARQTRVKIAELQVARLAVHRTNTHIYAQVFSPCGTKVLASASTLEAEVRAQLADQSGKGGNVAAATLIGKRIAEKAKAAGIESVAFDRSGFRYHGRVKALADAAREAGLKF
- the rplF gene encoding 50S ribosomal protein L6, coding for MSRVGKSPIALQGAEVALSDERITVKGPLGTISQNGNRLVKVVNDNGTLKFEPVDESREANAMSGTMRALVANMVQGVTKGFERKLTLVGVGYRAQAQGDKLNLSLGFSHPVVHQMPEGVKAETPSQTEIVIKGINKQQVGQVAAEVRGYRPPEPYKGKGVRYANEVVILKETKKK
- the rpsH gene encoding 30S ribosomal protein S8; amino-acid sequence: MSMSDPIADMLTRIRNAQMVEKVSVTMPSSKVKVAIAQVLKDEGYIDDFAVKAEGAKSELNIALKYYAGRPVIERLERVSKPGLRVYRGRNDIPQVMNGLGVAIVSTPKGVMTDRKARATGVGGEVICYVA
- the rpsN gene encoding 30S ribosomal protein S14, with protein sequence MAKLALIEREKKRARLAAKFAPKRAELKAIIDDQSKSEEERYAARLELQQLPRNSNPTRKRNRCAITGRPRGTFRKFGLARNKIREIAFRGEIPGLTKASW
- the rplE gene encoding 50S ribosomal protein L5, which produces MARLQEFYKEKVVPGLIEKFGYKSVMEVPRITKITLNMGLGEAVADKKIIENAVGDLTKIAGQKPVITKARKAIAGFKIRQGYPIGAMVTLRGQAMYEFLDRFVTVALPRVRDFRGVSGRAFDGRGNYNIGVKEQIIFPEIDYDKIDALRGLNISITTTAKTDDEAKALLASFKFPFRN
- the rplX gene encoding 50S ribosomal protein L24 is translated as MNKIRKGDEVVVVTGKDKGKRGVVLAVADDRVTVEGLNIAKKHVKPNPMKGTTGGVEAKAMPLHISNVALVDANGKPSRVGIKVEGDKKVRFLKSTGAVLSA
- the rplN gene encoding 50S ribosomal protein L14; the protein is MIQTETRLEVADNTGAREVMCIKVLGGSKRRYANIGDIIKVTVKEATPRGRVKKGEIYNAVVVRTAKGVRRQDGSLIKFDGNAAVLLNTKLEPIGTRIFGPVTRELRSERFMKIVSLAPEVL